In a single window of the bacterium genome:
- a CDS encoding universal stress protein, with amino-acid sequence MPASEQQRILIIDDDREFRRSLTKIFQKEGFLVSTASTGSQAGALLTKHNYPVIVLDLKLPERSGLDLLRDIRQASPESKVIVVTACSDAITYRDALAAGAFDYLTKPVKRNAMFASARRALEFRERGRNLKGRRQAMLAIKRILFPTDFSRCADQALNHALYLARQYGAELHLLHTIVPLEYDANNPSHHFPDMAALAARLQQIASDRMSAALAARAVDGLQITAAQRQGISIAPTILEYVEEQDVDLIVMGTHGRRGLGHLFLGSVAEEIVREAPCPVLTIRERKEPRPVEAIRQILVPIDFSEHARDALLYALQFADSYGAHLHLLHVIETNAVPPFYIGLNISGYDSTPDLKARVEKALQQLSEELPAAQVPVTTHLLEGYAAHDIVHFAEQQAIDLIVIATHGLTGFKHLLLGSVTEKVVRRAPCPVFTVKAFGKSLIR; translated from the coding sequence GTGCCAGCCAGCGAACAGCAACGCATCTTGATCATAGACGATGATCGTGAGTTCCGGCGGTCGCTGACCAAGATCTTCCAAAAGGAAGGCTTCTTGGTGAGTACGGCCTCCACCGGCAGCCAGGCCGGCGCCCTGCTCACCAAGCACAATTATCCGGTCATCGTGCTGGATCTCAAGCTGCCGGAACGCTCCGGACTCGATTTGTTGCGCGACATTCGCCAGGCAAGCCCGGAATCCAAAGTGATCGTGGTCACCGCCTGCAGCGACGCCATCACCTACCGCGATGCCCTCGCCGCCGGCGCCTTCGATTACCTCACCAAACCGGTGAAGCGCAATGCCATGTTCGCTTCGGCGCGGCGGGCCCTGGAATTCCGCGAACGCGGGAGGAACCTCAAGGGAAGGAGGCAAGCCATGCTGGCGATCAAACGGATCTTGTTCCCCACGGATTTTTCGCGCTGTGCCGATCAGGCGCTCAATCACGCCCTGTATCTTGCCCGGCAATATGGCGCCGAACTGCACTTGCTGCATACCATCGTGCCGCTGGAGTACGATGCCAACAACCCCAGCCATCACTTTCCCGATATGGCGGCGCTGGCGGCGCGGCTGCAGCAAATCGCCTCCGACCGCATGAGTGCTGCGCTGGCGGCGCGGGCGGTGGACGGCCTGCAGATCACGGCGGCGCAACGCCAGGGCATCTCCATTGCCCCGACGATTTTGGAGTATGTCGAGGAGCAGGACGTCGATCTCATCGTCATGGGCACGCACGGCCGGCGCGGGTTGGGCCATCTCTTTCTGGGCAGCGTCGCCGAAGAAATCGTGCGCGAAGCGCCCTGCCCGGTGCTCACCATTCGGGAGCGCAAGGAGCCCCGGCCGGTGGAAGCTATCCGTCAAATCCTCGTACCGATCGATTTCTCCGAACATGCACGGGACGCGCTGCTCTACGCCCTGCAGTTTGCCGATTCCTATGGCGCGCACCTGCATTTGCTGCATGTGATCGAGACCAACGCGGTGCCCCCCTTCTATATCGGCCTCAACATCTCCGGCTACGATTCCACTCCCGACCTCAAGGCGCGGGTGGAAAAGGCGCTGCAACAGCTTAGCGAGGAGTTGCCGGCGGCGCAGGTGCCGGTGACCACCCATCTGCTGGAGGGGTATGCCGCGCATGATATCGTGCACTTTGCGGAGCAGCAGGCCATCGATCTCATCGTGATTGCGACCCACGGTCTGACCGGGTTCAAACACCTGTTGCTCGGCAGCGTCACCGAAAAAGTCGTGCGGCGTGCGCCCTGCCCGGTGTTTACCGTCAAGGCGTTCGGGAAATCGCTGATTCGGTAA
- a CDS encoding 4Fe-4S dicluster domain-containing protein: MKTIERSGIDHLIAALRRHGFDDILGPRVRDGAIVYDQLQTAADLPAGLTDEQEGGTYRLKSRTDQALFGYTVGPHSLKKFLYPSALKLWQTRRSADSFLVEAGPAEVPRLAFLGVRACELQALAIQDRVFLQGVYVDPDYRERRGKLFIVAVNCGQAGGTCFCASMHTGPKATAGFDLALTEVIDGERHYFVVETGTAAGVEVLNEIPHQEASDEERRLADAQVARAGRQMGRQLETEGLKELLYRNTENPRWEVVANRCLTCANCTMVCPTCFCTTMEDVTDLQGEHAERWRKWDSCFTLDFSYIHGGSVRPSTKARYRQWLTHKLGSWIDQFGTSGCVGCGRCITWCPVGIDLTAEAQAIRESETA; the protein is encoded by the coding sequence ATGAAAACGATTGAGCGAAGCGGCATTGACCATTTGATCGCGGCCTTGCGGCGCCACGGCTTTGACGACATCCTCGGGCCGCGTGTGCGTGACGGCGCGATCGTGTATGACCAACTCCAGACTGCCGCCGATCTGCCCGCCGGCCTCACCGACGAGCAGGAGGGAGGCACCTACCGGCTGAAATCGCGCACCGACCAGGCGCTCTTCGGCTACACGGTCGGCCCGCATTCCTTGAAGAAATTCCTCTACCCGTCGGCGCTGAAACTGTGGCAGACGCGGCGCAGCGCTGACAGCTTCCTCGTCGAAGCCGGCCCCGCCGAGGTGCCGCGCCTGGCCTTCCTGGGCGTGCGCGCTTGTGAGCTGCAGGCCCTGGCGATTCAGGATCGGGTATTTCTGCAGGGCGTCTATGTCGACCCCGACTACCGGGAGCGGCGCGGGAAGCTGTTCATCGTGGCCGTCAATTGCGGCCAGGCCGGCGGCACCTGCTTCTGCGCCTCGATGCACACCGGCCCCAAAGCCACTGCGGGGTTCGATTTGGCGCTTACGGAAGTGATCGACGGCGAGCGCCATTATTTTGTCGTCGAAACCGGCACCGCCGCCGGCGTGGAAGTGCTCAATGAAATTCCCCATCAGGAGGCGAGCGACGAAGAACGGCGCCTCGCCGATGCACAGGTGGCGCGCGCCGGCCGGCAAATGGGGCGGCAGCTCGAAACCGAGGGCCTCAAAGAGCTGCTCTATCGCAACACGGAAAACCCGCGGTGGGAGGTTGTTGCCAACCGCTGCCTGACCTGCGCCAACTGCACGATGGTCTGTCCCACCTGTTTCTGCACCACGATGGAAGACGTGACTGACTTGCAGGGCGAACACGCTGAGCGCTGGCGCAAATGGGATTCTTGCTTCACGCTGGATTTTTCCTATATCCACGGCGGCAGCGTGCGGCCCTCCACCAAGGCGCGCTATCGCCAATGGCTGACTCACAAACTGGGCAGTTGGATCGACCAGTTCGGCACCTCCGGCTGCGTCGGCTGCGGCCGTTGCATCACCTGGTGCCCGGTGGGTATCGATCTCACCGCCGAGGCGCAGGCGATCCGCGAAAGTGAGACGGCCTGA
- a CDS encoding cyclic nucleotide-binding domain-containing protein — METLEPILAEHPFLKGMTPEQLQLLVGCASNVRFDPGKYIFREGEEANQFYIVRQGKVALEIVTPQRGSIIIDTLADDEVLGWSWLLPPYHWHFNARALELTRAIALDGKCLRTKCESDHDLGYELLKRFANLIEQRLQATRLQLLDLYGS; from the coding sequence ATGGAAACACTCGAACCGATTCTCGCGGAACATCCCTTCTTGAAGGGCATGACCCCGGAGCAACTGCAATTGCTGGTCGGCTGCGCCTCCAATGTGCGCTTTGATCCGGGCAAGTACATCTTCCGGGAGGGCGAAGAGGCCAATCAGTTCTACATCGTGCGCCAGGGCAAAGTGGCGCTGGAGATCGTGACCCCGCAGCGCGGCTCGATTATCATCGACACCCTGGCCGATGATGAAGTGCTGGGGTGGTCGTGGTTGCTGCCGCCGTATCATTGGCATTTCAACGCGCGCGCGCTCGAACTGACGCGCGCGATCGCACTGGACGGCAAGTGCCTGCGCACCAAATGCGAGAGCGACCACGATTTGGGCTATGAATTGTTGAAGCGCTTCGCGAACCTCATCGAGCAGCGGCTGCAGGCCACGCGTTTGCAGCTTTTGGATCTCTACGGCAGTTGA
- a CDS encoding FAD/NAD(P)-binding protein — protein sequence MSEAMSNPMLSHPYSIRQVRKETPDTFTLELDPGNGYHSQAFAPGQFNMLYIFGVGEIPISISGDPTQPLPLVHTTRAVGVVTNAMRELKRGQALGVRGPFGTHWPVEVAEGQDVVIVAGGIGLAPLRPAMYRILAQREKFGKVVLLYGARTPSDILFRRQLEQWRAQFDLEVYVSVDRATGTWRGNVGVVTKLIPKAPFDPRNTVAFVCGPEVMMRFTVTELEKRGVLSQQIFVSMERNMKCGIGLCGHCQFGPSFVCKDGPVFPYTEVKDLMTKWEI from the coding sequence ATGTCTGAGGCTATGTCCAATCCCATGCTGTCGCATCCTTATTCGATTCGACAGGTACGCAAAGAAACGCCCGATACCTTCACGCTCGAGCTCGATCCCGGCAACGGCTACCATAGCCAGGCCTTCGCGCCCGGGCAATTCAACATGCTTTACATCTTCGGCGTGGGTGAGATTCCGATCTCGATCAGCGGGGATCCGACCCAGCCCCTGCCGCTGGTACACACCACCCGCGCGGTCGGCGTCGTGACCAACGCCATGCGCGAGCTTAAGCGCGGCCAGGCGCTGGGCGTGCGCGGCCCGTTCGGCACGCACTGGCCGGTGGAAGTGGCGGAGGGGCAGGATGTCGTGATCGTGGCCGGCGGCATCGGCTTGGCGCCCTTGCGGCCGGCGATGTACCGCATTCTCGCCCAGCGTGAGAAATTCGGCAAAGTCGTGCTGCTCTACGGCGCGCGCACCCCCAGTGACATTCTGTTCCGCCGCCAGCTCGAGCAGTGGCGGGCGCAGTTCGATTTGGAAGTGTACGTCAGCGTCGATCGCGCCACCGGCACCTGGCGCGGCAACGTCGGCGTGGTCACCAAGCTGATTCCTAAAGCGCCGTTTGACCCCCGCAACACCGTGGCTTTCGTCTGCGGCCCGGAAGTGATGATGCGCTTCACCGTCACCGAGCTGGAGAAACGCGGCGTGCTCTCCCAGCAGATCTTCGTGTCGATGGAGCGCAACATGAAATGTGGCATCGGCTTGTGCGGCCACTGTCAGTTTGGCCCGAGCTTCGTCTGCAAAGACGGCCCGGTGTTCCCCTACACCGAGGTGAAGGATTTGATGACCAAGTGGGAGATTTGA
- a CDS encoding oxidoreductase: MADAITKKQASVARSKPKLAVWKFSSCDGCQLSLLDCEEELLAVAGAVEIANFPEASRTVVKGPYDLSLVEGSITTPHDAERIHQVRRVSKHLVTIGACATAGGIQALRNFKDVREFIAVVYATPSYIETLNKSTPIADHVFVDFELRGCPINKLQLVEVISAILNHRKPNVPRYSVCLECKRRATVCVMVAQGVPCLGPVTQAGCGALCPAYDRGCYACFGPKETPNTESLSTRWAQMGVSQTGLVRAFRGFNAYAEAFRKESEAHEGRLAGA; encoded by the coding sequence ATGGCGGATGCAATCACCAAAAAACAAGCCTCCGTCGCCCGGAGCAAACCCAAACTCGCCGTGTGGAAATTCTCCTCCTGTGACGGCTGCCAGTTGAGCCTGTTGGACTGCGAGGAAGAGTTGCTGGCGGTGGCCGGCGCAGTCGAAATTGCCAATTTTCCTGAAGCTTCGCGCACGGTGGTGAAGGGGCCTTATGATCTGTCGCTGGTGGAAGGCTCGATCACCACGCCGCATGATGCCGAGCGGATTCATCAAGTTCGTCGCGTTTCCAAACATCTCGTCACCATCGGCGCGTGCGCCACCGCCGGCGGCATTCAGGCTTTGCGCAATTTCAAGGACGTGCGCGAATTCATCGCGGTGGTCTATGCCACCCCGAGCTACATCGAGACGCTCAACAAGTCCACGCCCATTGCCGATCATGTGTTCGTTGATTTCGAATTGCGCGGCTGCCCGATCAACAAGCTGCAACTGGTCGAGGTGATCAGCGCCATTCTCAATCACCGCAAGCCCAACGTGCCACGCTACAGCGTATGCCTGGAATGCAAGCGCCGCGCCACGGTTTGTGTGATGGTGGCGCAGGGCGTTCCCTGCTTGGGGCCGGTTACCCAGGCGGGTTGCGGCGCGCTCTGCCCGGCATACGATCGCGGCTGCTATGCCTGCTTCGGCCCCAAGGAAACGCCGAACACCGAGTCGTTGAGCACGAGATGGGCGCAGATGGGCGTTTCGCAAACCGGGCTGGTGCGCGCGTTTCGCGGATTCAATGCCTATGCCGAAGCTTTTCGCAAGGAGAGCGAGGCGCACGAGGGCCGGTTGGCCGGCGCGTGA
- a CDS encoding Ni/Fe hydrogenase subunit alpha, with amino-acid sequence MKTKTIKVDYLARVEGEGALFVKIKDNAVSEVKFRIFEPPRFFEAFLRGRHYSEAPDITARICGICPIAYQMSSVHAMEDAFGVTLNGGLRALRRLLYCGEWIESHVLHVYLLHAPDFLGYEDAIQMAKDHPAAVQRGLQLKKIGNDLVTLLGGREIHPINVRVGGFYKAPERAELEKLAEKLKWARDAALATIEWSATLDYPDFEQDYEFVALRHPEEYPFNEGRLVSNKGLDIAVRDYENHFVEEHMQHSNALHSLLRARGAYFVGPLARYNLNFDRLTPLAQEAALSAGLGRECRNPFKSIIVRSVETLYACEEALRLIAAYEKPASPAVSLHARAGIGYGCTEAPRGILYHRYRLDDRGMIHDAKIVPPTSQNQKTIESDLRRFVAGHLDLSHEQLTWQCEQAIRNYDPCISCATHFLKLEVVRE; translated from the coding sequence ATGAAGACGAAAACGATCAAAGTTGACTACCTCGCACGGGTGGAGGGCGAGGGCGCGCTGTTTGTGAAGATCAAGGATAATGCCGTCTCCGAAGTGAAGTTTAGAATCTTCGAGCCGCCGCGCTTTTTTGAAGCCTTTCTGCGCGGCCGGCATTATTCGGAAGCGCCGGACATCACCGCGCGCATTTGCGGCATTTGCCCGATCGCCTATCAAATGAGCTCGGTGCACGCGATGGAAGACGCCTTCGGCGTGACGTTGAATGGCGGCTTGCGCGCGCTGCGCCGGCTGTTGTATTGCGGTGAATGGATCGAAAGCCACGTGCTGCACGTCTACCTGCTGCATGCGCCGGATTTTCTCGGCTATGAAGATGCGATTCAGATGGCGAAAGACCATCCCGCCGCGGTGCAGCGCGGCTTGCAGTTGAAAAAAATCGGCAACGATCTCGTCACCTTGCTCGGCGGCCGCGAGATTCATCCCATCAATGTGCGCGTCGGCGGCTTCTACAAGGCGCCGGAACGCGCGGAGCTGGAGAAGCTCGCCGAGAAGCTGAAGTGGGCCCGCGATGCCGCACTGGCCACCATCGAATGGTCCGCGACGCTGGACTATCCCGACTTCGAGCAGGACTATGAGTTTGTGGCCCTGCGCCATCCCGAGGAATATCCCTTCAACGAAGGCCGGCTGGTTTCCAACAAAGGCCTGGATATCGCGGTGCGCGATTACGAAAACCACTTTGTCGAAGAACACATGCAGCATTCCAATGCGCTGCATTCTCTCTTGCGCGCGCGCGGCGCCTATTTTGTCGGGCCGCTGGCGCGTTACAATCTCAATTTCGACCGCCTCACCCCGCTTGCCCAGGAAGCGGCGTTGAGCGCCGGCCTCGGCCGGGAGTGCCGTAATCCCTTCAAGAGCATCATCGTGCGCAGCGTGGAAACGCTGTATGCTTGCGAAGAAGCCCTGCGCCTGATTGCGGCGTACGAAAAGCCCGCCAGCCCCGCGGTGAGTCTGCATGCCCGCGCCGGCATCGGCTACGGCTGCACCGAAGCGCCGCGCGGCATTCTGTATCATCGCTATCGCCTCGACGATCGCGGCATGATTCATGACGCCAAGATCGTCCCGCCGACTTCGCAAAATCAAAAGACGATTGAAAGCGACCTCCGGCGGTTCGTGGCAGGCCACTTGGACCTGTCGCACGAGCAATTGACCTGGCAATGTGAACAAGCCATTCGCAATTACGACCCGTGTATCTCGTGCGCCACGCATTTCCTGAAATTGGAGGTGGTGCGCGAGTAG
- the hoxE gene encoding bidirectional hydrogenase complex protein HoxE, producing MYLEFGKISPPSDDKRWRIVEAAMRRHGNNRRALIETLHSLQEAFGFLDEEALQFIARSLRVPMSQVYGVSTFYHFFTLKPQGRHTCVVCTGTACYIKGAPHILTALEQNYNVKPGETTGDGELSLLTARCLGSCGLAPAAVFDGSVAGKLTPAESLDRIRRCMDHAA from the coding sequence ATGTATCTGGAATTCGGCAAGATTTCTCCTCCCTCGGATGACAAGCGCTGGCGCATCGTGGAGGCCGCCATGCGGCGCCACGGCAACAATCGCCGCGCGCTGATTGAAACCCTGCACTCGCTGCAAGAGGCCTTTGGCTTTTTGGATGAAGAAGCGCTGCAATTCATTGCGCGCTCGCTGCGGGTGCCCATGAGTCAGGTGTATGGCGTTTCGACGTTTTATCACTTTTTTACGCTCAAGCCGCAGGGCCGTCACACGTGCGTGGTGTGCACCGGCACCGCCTGCTACATCAAGGGCGCGCCCCACATTCTCACGGCTCTCGAACAAAACTACAACGTGAAGCCGGGCGAAACCACTGGCGATGGCGAGCTTTCGCTGTTGACCGCGCGCTGCCTCGGCTCATGCGGTTTGGCGCCGGCTGCGGTTTTTGACGGCTCGGTCGCCGGCAAACTCACTCCCGCGGAATCGCTCGACCGGATACGGAGGTGCATGGATCATGCTGCTTGA
- a CDS encoding SLBB domain-containing protein — MLLEELKETAAAEQEAQQQYQHRLQVCVAAGCVSCQSDALLASLQAEVKQRGLQQTCQVKGVGCMGLCSAGPLVSVEPAGWLYRGVQTEDAPAIVQSLADGPMTRLICPTDQPFFQRQLKVVLENSGRIDPEHLEDYLAVGGYEALFNALTEMTPANVIEQVSRSGLRGRGGAGYPTGLKWTTVAKATAGSKFVICNADEGDPGAFMDRSVLESDPHRVLEGMALAGYAVGASQGYIYVRAEYPLAIKRLRTAIRQAERLGVLGNNLCGTRFSFHIDLRLGAGAFVCGEETALIASIEGKRGSPRPRPPYPAESGLWEAPTLINNVETLASVPAILRKGADWYSAIGTAKSKGTKVFALAGRVNNTGLIEIPMGMTLREIVYEIGGGIPEGKLFKAVQTGGPSGGCVPAQYLEMPVDYESLAQLGSIMGSGGMIVMDETSCMVDVAKYFMEFCMTESCGKCVPCRVGTVHMHNLLNRITAGTAGNDDLALLEELCDLVKSTSLCGLGQTAPNPVISTLHYFREEYLSHIHDQACAAGVCRMKT, encoded by the coding sequence ATGCTGCTTGAAGAACTCAAAGAAACCGCGGCAGCAGAACAGGAAGCGCAGCAGCAGTACCAGCATCGCCTGCAGGTATGCGTGGCCGCCGGCTGTGTTTCCTGCCAGAGCGATGCGCTGCTGGCGTCCTTGCAAGCGGAAGTCAAACAGCGCGGTTTGCAGCAAACTTGCCAGGTGAAAGGCGTGGGCTGCATGGGGCTGTGTTCCGCCGGCCCGCTCGTTTCGGTGGAGCCGGCCGGCTGGCTCTATCGCGGTGTGCAGACGGAAGACGCGCCCGCCATTGTGCAATCCCTGGCAGACGGCCCGATGACACGGCTGATTTGCCCCACGGACCAACCGTTCTTCCAGCGCCAGCTCAAAGTGGTGTTGGAAAACTCCGGCCGCATCGATCCTGAACATCTAGAGGATTATTTGGCGGTGGGAGGGTATGAGGCCCTGTTCAACGCCCTTACGGAAATGACGCCGGCAAACGTGATCGAGCAAGTGAGCCGCAGCGGCCTGCGTGGCCGCGGCGGCGCCGGTTATCCCACCGGTTTGAAGTGGACCACAGTGGCCAAGGCCACTGCCGGCAGCAAGTTTGTCATCTGCAACGCCGATGAAGGCGACCCCGGCGCTTTCATGGATCGCAGCGTGCTGGAAAGCGACCCGCACCGGGTGCTGGAAGGCATGGCGCTGGCCGGCTATGCCGTGGGCGCGAGCCAGGGTTACATCTACGTGCGTGCCGAATATCCGCTCGCCATCAAGCGGCTGCGCACCGCCATTCGCCAAGCCGAACGCTTGGGCGTGCTGGGCAACAATCTGTGCGGCACCCGCTTCAGCTTTCACATCGATTTGCGCCTCGGCGCCGGCGCGTTTGTATGCGGTGAAGAAACCGCACTCATTGCCTCGATCGAAGGCAAGCGCGGCTCCCCACGGCCACGGCCGCCCTATCCGGCGGAATCCGGCCTGTGGGAGGCGCCCACGTTGATCAACAACGTCGAGACGCTGGCGAGTGTACCGGCCATTTTGCGCAAAGGCGCGGACTGGTACAGTGCCATCGGCACGGCCAAGAGCAAGGGCACGAAGGTGTTTGCTCTCGCGGGCCGCGTCAACAACACCGGCCTGATCGAGATTCCCATGGGCATGACCCTGCGCGAAATCGTGTACGAAATCGGCGGCGGCATCCCCGAGGGCAAGCTGTTCAAGGCCGTGCAGACCGGCGGGCCTTCCGGCGGCTGCGTGCCGGCGCAATACCTCGAGATGCCGGTGGACTACGAGTCGCTGGCGCAATTGGGTTCGATCATGGGGTCGGGCGGCATGATCGTGATGGACGAGACCTCGTGCATGGTGGACGTCGCCAAATATTTCATGGAATTTTGCATGACGGAATCGTGCGGCAAATGCGTGCCCTGCCGCGTCGGCACCGTGCACATGCACAATCTGCTCAACCGCATTACCGCCGGCACGGCCGGCAACGACGATCTCGCGCTGCTGGAGGAGTTGTGTGATCTGGTCAAGAGCACGAGCCTGTGCGGCTTGGGCCAGACCGCGCCCAATCCCGTGATCAGCACGCTGCACTATTTTCGGGAGGAATACCTGAGTCACATTCACGACCAGGCCTGCGCCGCCGGCGTTTGCCGGATGAAAACGTGA
- the hoxU gene encoding bidirectional hydrogenase complex protein HoxU, with product MSTTVRIKTLKIDGHDIGAREDETIMAVARQNGIVIPALCHVEGLAAVGACRMCLVEMKNSPRLLPACITRVEEGMDLTTNSERLIKYRRRILELLFSERNHVCAVCVSNGHCELQNMAQSLGMTHVNVPYLYPRLPVDASHDRFVVDHNRCILCTRCVRVCDEIEGAHTWDLMGRGIGVRVITDLNQPWGESESCTGCGKCVNVCPTGALVEKGKSVAEMMKQRQFLPYLTLMREEQR from the coding sequence ATGAGCACAACGGTTCGCATTAAAACCCTCAAAATAGACGGCCACGACATCGGCGCCCGCGAAGACGAAACCATCATGGCGGTGGCGCGCCAGAACGGCATCGTCATTCCCGCCCTCTGCCATGTGGAAGGCTTGGCGGCGGTGGGCGCCTGCCGGATGTGCCTGGTGGAAATGAAGAACAGCCCCCGCCTGCTGCCGGCTTGCATCACGCGCGTGGAAGAAGGCATGGACTTGACCACCAACTCCGAGCGTTTGATCAAATACCGCCGCCGCATTTTGGAGCTGCTGTTCTCCGAGCGCAACCACGTCTGTGCGGTGTGCGTTTCCAACGGCCACTGCGAGTTGCAGAATATGGCGCAAAGCCTGGGCATGACCCACGTCAACGTCCCCTATCTTTACCCGCGCCTGCCGGTCGATGCCTCGCATGATCGTTTTGTGGTCGATCACAATCGCTGCATTCTGTGCACGCGCTGCGTGCGCGTTTGTGATGAAATCGAAGGGGCGCACACTTGGGACTTGATGGGGCGCGGCATTGGCGTGCGTGTCATCACCGATCTCAATCAGCCCTGGGGTGAATCCGAATCCTGCACCGGCTGCGGCAAATGTGTGAATGTCTGCCCGACCGGCGCACTGGTGGAGAAGGGCAAATCCGTCGCCGAGATGATGAAGCAGCGGCAGTTCCTGCCCTATCTCACCTTGATGCGGGAGGAACAACGATGA
- a CDS encoding NADP oxidoreductase has translation MSKPCLATVWLDGCSGCHMSFLDMDERLIDLAEKVEVVYSPLVDGKDFPEMADITLVEGAVSSAEDLEKIKHIRQHTRILVSLGDCAVTANVPSMRNVLEVDKMLREVYLEQVAGQPQIPNQVVPALLPQARPVHEVVKVDVFVPGCPPPADAIYFLLTELLEGRQPDLSALTRFGK, from the coding sequence ATGAGCAAACCCTGTTTGGCTACGGTCTGGCTGGATGGTTGCTCCGGTTGCCACATGTCGTTTTTGGACATGGACGAGCGGTTGATCGACCTGGCGGAAAAAGTCGAGGTCGTCTACAGCCCGCTGGTGGACGGCAAAGACTTCCCCGAGATGGCGGACATCACCCTGGTGGAAGGCGCGGTCAGCAGCGCAGAGGATTTGGAGAAGATCAAACACATTCGCCAGCACACCCGGATTTTGGTCTCGCTCGGCGATTGTGCCGTAACGGCCAATGTGCCCTCCATGCGCAATGTGCTGGAAGTCGACAAGATGCTGCGTGAGGTTTATCTCGAGCAAGTCGCCGGTCAGCCCCAGATCCCCAACCAGGTGGTGCCGGCGTTGCTGCCGCAGGCGCGGCCGGTGCATGAAGTGGTGAAGGTGGACGTCTTCGTGCCGGGCTGCCCGCCGCCGGCCGACGCGATTTATTTTCTGCTCACCGAGTTGTTGGAAGGCCGGCAACCGGATTTGAGCGCGTTGACCCGTTTCGGCAAATGA
- a CDS encoding Ni/Fe hydrogenase subunit alpha, giving the protein MTKQIVIDPISRIEGHAKITIHLDEQGVVHNAYFHVTQFRGFEKLCVGRPFYEMPSLMARICGICPVSHLIASAKACDALLAVRIPQTADKLRRILNLAQIIQSHALSFFHLSSPDFLLGMDSEPAKRNLFGVMRAKPELARDGIRLRQFGQQVIELLGGKRIHPAWVVPGGVSEPLSVAHRDQILAGLPECISIGERTLHWFKSLLDKYRDEIKSFGNFPSLFLGLVKPDGRIAFYEGKLRVVDAAGNIVADQLEAAAYQAHIAEAVEPWTYLKFPYYKPLGYHEGMYRVGPLARLNISDRCGTARADQELAEFHELQRTAVLSSFYFHYARLIEILFAVERLEQILTDPEILDRHVRAFARPNSNEGVGVAEAPRGTLIHHYRVDENGLITWVNLVIATGHNNLAMNRAVLQVAKRYVNGQRLSEGMLNRVEAVIRAYDPCLSCSTHAAGQMPLQIQLVSPEGKVVDEIRRG; this is encoded by the coding sequence ATGACCAAGCAAATCGTCATTGATCCGATCTCACGCATCGAAGGCCATGCCAAAATCACCATTCATTTGGATGAACAGGGCGTGGTGCACAATGCCTACTTTCACGTGACCCAGTTTCGCGGTTTCGAGAAGCTGTGTGTCGGCCGGCCGTTCTACGAAATGCCTTCGCTGATGGCGCGCATCTGCGGCATTTGCCCGGTGAGCCATCTCATCGCCTCGGCCAAGGCCTGCGATGCGCTGCTCGCCGTCCGCATTCCGCAAACGGCGGACAAGCTGCGCCGCATTCTGAACCTCGCCCAGATCATCCAATCGCACGCGCTCAGCTTCTTTCACCTGTCCTCGCCGGATTTTCTGCTCGGTATGGACAGCGAGCCCGCCAAGCGCAATCTCTTTGGCGTGATGCGGGCCAAGCCCGAGTTGGCGCGCGACGGCATTCGCCTGCGGCAATTCGGCCAGCAGGTCATCGAACTGCTGGGCGGCAAGCGCATTCATCCCGCCTGGGTGGTGCCGGGCGGCGTGAGCGAGCCGCTCTCCGTCGCGCACCGCGATCAAATTCTCGCCGGCCTGCCGGAGTGCATCAGCATTGGCGAGCGCACGCTGCACTGGTTCAAAAGCCTGCTCGACAAGTATCGCGACGAGATCAAAAGCTTTGGCAACTTCCCCAGCTTGTTCCTGGGCTTGGTGAAACCGGACGGTCGCATTGCTTTCTATGAGGGCAAATTGCGCGTGGTGGATGCCGCCGGCAACATCGTTGCCGACCAACTGGAGGCGGCCGCTTATCAGGCGCATATCGCCGAGGCGGTGGAGCCGTGGACTTATCTCAAGTTTCCCTACTACAAGCCGCTGGGTTACCACGAGGGCATGTATCGCGTCGGCCCGCTGGCACGCCTGAACATTTCCGACCGCTGCGGCACCGCGCGCGCCGATCAGGAGCTGGCGGAATTTCATGAGCTGCAACGCACCGCGGTGCTCAGCTCCTTCTATTTTCATTATGCCCGCCTGATCGAAATCTTGTTTGCCGTCGAGCGGCTGGAGCAAATCCTGACCGATCCCGAAATTCTCGACCGTCACGTGCGCGCCTTTGCCCGGCCCAACAGCAACGAAGGCGTGGGTGTGGCCGAAGCGCCGCGCGGCACACTGATTCATCATTATCGCGTCGATGAAAACGGTTTGATCACCTGGGTCAACCTGGTGATCGCCACCGGCCACAACAATCTCGCGATGAACCGCGCGGTCCTGCAGGTCGCCAAACGTTACGTCAACGGCCAGCGCTTGTCGGAGGGCATGCTCAACCGCGTCGAAGCGGTGATTCGCGCTTACGACCCGTGCCTGAGCTGTTCCACGCACGCCGCCGGGCAGATGCCGCTGCAGATTCAACTGGTCAGCCCGGAGGGCAAAGTGGTTGACGAAATCCGGAGAGGTTAG